The proteins below come from a single Onychomys torridus chromosome 18, mOncTor1.1, whole genome shotgun sequence genomic window:
- the Tysnd1 gene encoding peroxisomal leader peptide-processing protease isoform X1: MGRQWGPSMKVAEQAGCVVSASRAGQPDAGSWSCSGVILSRSPGLVLCHGGIFTPFLRTGSAALTQTGATFLPGDSCSDDLRLHVQWRSTAASPAGRAEQELPGLCTPQCASLGPEPGAASRARARPLQPPRPAQLLLLLSCPAFRSHFARLFGAEAAEQWHFVSSAPDDAVSEEEEEDQLRALGWFALLRVRPGAAAAAAAAERRGPAVAVAPLGTVAKGSPLLACGSPFGAFCPDIFLNTLSRGVLSNAAGPLLLTDARCLPGTEGGGVFAARPAGALVALVAAPLCWKAREWVGLTLLCAAAPLLQVARSALTRLQPGSTSLSALLPPEVGAPRGPPLRDLGPPWAAAAVLVECGTVWGSGVAVAPRLVVTCRHVAPREATRVLVYSATPKNVAIWGQVVFATQETSPYDIAVMSLEEDLNGVPTPVPAEHFHEGEPVSVVGFGVFGQTCGPSVTSGILSAVVHVDDTPVMLQTTCAVHGGSSGGPLFSTRSGDLLGIVASNTRDNNTGATYPHLNFSIPITVLQPALKQYSQTGDLGGLRELDHATEPVKVVWRLQRPLPEVPRSKL, translated from the exons ATGGGACGGCAGTGGGGTCCCTCCATGAAGGTGGCGGAGCAGGCGGGCTGCGTGGTGAGCGCCTCGCGGGCTGGGCAGCCTGACGCAGGCTCGTGGAGTTGCAGCGGGGTGATCCTGAGCCGCAGCCCAGGCCTTGTGCTGTGTCACGGGGGCATCTTCACCCCTTTCCTGCGGACGGGCAGCGCGGCGCTGACCCAGACCGGTGCCACCTTCCTGCCCGGCGACAGTTGCAGCGATGACCTGCGCCTGCACGTGCAGTGGAGATCTACGGCTGCCAGCCCCGCCGGTCGCGCGGAGCAGGAGCTCCCGGGGCTGTGTACGCCTCAGTGTGCGAGCCTGGGCCCCGAACCCGGCGCCGCCAGCCGGGCCCGCGCACGGCCCCTACAGCCCCCGCGGCCGGCGCAGCTGCTGTTGCTGCTCAGCTGCCCGGCCTTCCGCTCTCACTTTGCACGGCTCTTCGGGGCCGAAGCGGCCGAACAGTGGCACTTCGTGAGCTCGGCGCCCGACGACGCGGTgtcggaggaggaggaggaggaccagcTGCGCGCGCTCGGCTGGTTCGCGCTGCTGCGGGTGCGGCCCGgcgcggcggcagcggcggcggcggcggagagGCGGGGGCCTGCCGTGGCCGTGGCGCCGCTGGGGACCGTGGCCAAGGGCTCGCCGCTGCTGGCTTGCGGCTCTCCGTTCGGCGCCTTCTGCCCGGACATCTTCCTCAACACGCTGAGCCGTGGCGTGCTTAGCAACGCTGCCGGGCCGCTCCTGCTCACCGATGCACGCTGCCTGCCGGGCACCGAAGGCGGCGGAGTGTTCGCGGCGCGGCCCGCGGGCGCGCTGGTGGCGCTGGTGGCCGCGCCGCTCTGCTGGAAGGCCCGCGAGTGGGTGGGCCTCACGTTGCTTTGCGCCGCCGCCCCGCTGCTCCAGGTCGCCCGCTCCGCGCTCACCCGCCTGCAACCCGGCTCCACCTCCCTGTCGGCGCTGCTGCCGCCGGAGGTGGGCGCGCCACGGGGCCCGCCCCTACGAGACCTCGGACCCCCGTGGGCAGCTGCGGCCGTGCTGGTGGAATGTGGTACTGTGTGGGGCTCCGGAGTGGCCGTGGCGCCCCGCCTGGTGGTGACCTGCCGGCACGTGGCTCCCCGGGAAGCAACCAGGGTCCTGGTGTACTCGGCCACCCCCAA GAATGTGGCAATCTGGGGACAAGTGGTGTTTGCTACTCAGGAGACCTCGCCATATGACATAGCAGTGATGAGCCTGGAAGAGGACCTGAATGGTGTTCCCACGCCTGTCCCCGCCGAGCACTTCCATGAAG GTGAGCCTGTCAGTGTGGTGGGCTTTGGTGTCTTTGGCCAGACCTGCGGGCCCTCGGTGACCTCAGGTATCCTGTCGGCCGTGGTGCATGTGGATGATACCCCAGTGATGCTACAGACCACGTGTGCCGTGCATGGTGGCTCCAGCGGAGGACCCCTCTTCTCCACACGCTCAGGGGACCTCTTGG GCATCGTTGCCAGCAACACTCGGGACAACAACACGGGCGCCACCTACCCACACCTGAACTTCAGCATTCCCATAACGGTGCTCCAGCCAGCCCTGAAGCAGTACAGTCAGACTGGCGACCTGGGGGGCCTCCGAGAGCTGGACCACGCCACTGAGCCGGTCAAGGTGGTGTGGCGGCTGCAGCGGCCGCTGCCCGAAGTCCCACGGAGCAAGCTCTGA
- the Tysnd1 gene encoding peroxisomal leader peptide-processing protease isoform X2 encodes MGRQWGPSMKVAEQAGCVVSASRAGQPDAGSWSCSGVILSRSPGLVLCHGGIFTPFLRTGSAALTQTGATFLPGDSCSDDLRLHVQWRSTAASPAGRAEQELPGLCTPQCASLGPEPGAASRARARPLQPPRPAQLLLLLSCPAFRSHFARLFGAEAAEQWHFVSSAPDDAVSEEEEEDQLRALGWFALLRVRPGAAAAAAAAERRGPAVAVAPLGTVAKGSPLLACGSPFGAFCPDIFLNTLSRGVLSNAAGPLLLTDARCLPGTEGGGVFAARPAGALVALVAAPLCWKAREWVGLTLLCAAAPLLQVARSALTRLQPGSTSLSALLPPEVGAPRGPPLRDLGPPWAAAAVLVECGTVWGSGVAVAPRLVVTCRHVAPREATRVLVYSATPKNVAIWGQVVFATQETSPYDIAVMSLEEDLNGVPTPVPAEHFHEGIVASNTRDNNTGATYPHLNFSIPITVLQPALKQYSQTGDLGGLRELDHATEPVKVVWRLQRPLPEVPRSKL; translated from the exons ATGGGACGGCAGTGGGGTCCCTCCATGAAGGTGGCGGAGCAGGCGGGCTGCGTGGTGAGCGCCTCGCGGGCTGGGCAGCCTGACGCAGGCTCGTGGAGTTGCAGCGGGGTGATCCTGAGCCGCAGCCCAGGCCTTGTGCTGTGTCACGGGGGCATCTTCACCCCTTTCCTGCGGACGGGCAGCGCGGCGCTGACCCAGACCGGTGCCACCTTCCTGCCCGGCGACAGTTGCAGCGATGACCTGCGCCTGCACGTGCAGTGGAGATCTACGGCTGCCAGCCCCGCCGGTCGCGCGGAGCAGGAGCTCCCGGGGCTGTGTACGCCTCAGTGTGCGAGCCTGGGCCCCGAACCCGGCGCCGCCAGCCGGGCCCGCGCACGGCCCCTACAGCCCCCGCGGCCGGCGCAGCTGCTGTTGCTGCTCAGCTGCCCGGCCTTCCGCTCTCACTTTGCACGGCTCTTCGGGGCCGAAGCGGCCGAACAGTGGCACTTCGTGAGCTCGGCGCCCGACGACGCGGTgtcggaggaggaggaggaggaccagcTGCGCGCGCTCGGCTGGTTCGCGCTGCTGCGGGTGCGGCCCGgcgcggcggcagcggcggcggcggcggagagGCGGGGGCCTGCCGTGGCCGTGGCGCCGCTGGGGACCGTGGCCAAGGGCTCGCCGCTGCTGGCTTGCGGCTCTCCGTTCGGCGCCTTCTGCCCGGACATCTTCCTCAACACGCTGAGCCGTGGCGTGCTTAGCAACGCTGCCGGGCCGCTCCTGCTCACCGATGCACGCTGCCTGCCGGGCACCGAAGGCGGCGGAGTGTTCGCGGCGCGGCCCGCGGGCGCGCTGGTGGCGCTGGTGGCCGCGCCGCTCTGCTGGAAGGCCCGCGAGTGGGTGGGCCTCACGTTGCTTTGCGCCGCCGCCCCGCTGCTCCAGGTCGCCCGCTCCGCGCTCACCCGCCTGCAACCCGGCTCCACCTCCCTGTCGGCGCTGCTGCCGCCGGAGGTGGGCGCGCCACGGGGCCCGCCCCTACGAGACCTCGGACCCCCGTGGGCAGCTGCGGCCGTGCTGGTGGAATGTGGTACTGTGTGGGGCTCCGGAGTGGCCGTGGCGCCCCGCCTGGTGGTGACCTGCCGGCACGTGGCTCCCCGGGAAGCAACCAGGGTCCTGGTGTACTCGGCCACCCCCAA GAATGTGGCAATCTGGGGACAAGTGGTGTTTGCTACTCAGGAGACCTCGCCATATGACATAGCAGTGATGAGCCTGGAAGAGGACCTGAATGGTGTTCCCACGCCTGTCCCCGCCGAGCACTTCCATGAAG GCATCGTTGCCAGCAACACTCGGGACAACAACACGGGCGCCACCTACCCACACCTGAACTTCAGCATTCCCATAACGGTGCTCCAGCCAGCCCTGAAGCAGTACAGTCAGACTGGCGACCTGGGGGGCCTCCGAGAGCTGGACCACGCCACTGAGCCGGTCAAGGTGGTGTGGCGGCTGCAGCGGCCGCTGCCCGAAGTCCCACGGAGCAAGCTCTGA